The proteins below are encoded in one region of Anguilla anguilla isolate fAngAng1 chromosome 3, fAngAng1.pri, whole genome shotgun sequence:
- the spp2 gene encoding secreted phosphoprotein 24, producing MKVTILCLVLLQCLCCSGRPRLNFDLAPVAEKAVRMALARVNDQSASANLYGITQSSVQKVIPFGMNIYDLKLKFGIKETVCPKASESDPEKCQFKQGFFVPTASCSSRVRVNSELSELVSLTCSRAGSSSSSSESNSGEVLSRLSGTNRQNNFGMGDPVNSPIRRTVVDNRLDGNGLDNFME from the exons ATGAAGGTGACCATTCTCTGCCTAGTcctgctgcagtgtctgtgctgctctg GGCGTCCCCGGCTTAACTTTGATCTGGCGCCCGTCGCTGAGAAGGCTGTTCGCATGGCCCTCGCCCGGGTCAATGACCAGTCCGCCAGCGCCAACCTGTACGGAATTACCCAGAGCTCCGTACAAAAA GTCATCCCTTTCGGAATGAACATCTACGATCTGAAGCTCAAATTCGGAATCAAGGAGACGGTCTGTCCCAAAGCCTCAGAAAGCGACCCGGAGAAGTGCCAGTTCAAACAGGGATTCTTTGTG cCCACAGCTTCCTGCTCCAGTCGAGTGCGGGTCAACTCAGAACTCTCTGAGCTCGTCTCCCTCACATGCAGCCGCGCcggcagctccagctccagctccgaGTCCAACAGCGGGGAG GTGCTTTCAAGGCTGAGTGGGACGAACAGGCAGAATAACTTCGGGATGGGag ACCCGGTGAACAGCCCCATCCGCAGGACAGTCGTGGACAACCGCCTGGATGGGAACGGCCTGGATAACTTCATGGAATAA